tacgaatcgccaccaagtcacccaagggtctttgtgcttttggcttttgggtccttgaagaaaaagtggttatgaaccaaaagggtgttgacacaagagttgaaaggctttttaaaataacaagaatcggataaaagaaaagaacaagtgtatacctttataaagcaatcgacttcccttgactcctttggatttggcttgttgatattcggttagcaatgaaaagaatgatcggttcagcttttactataaatgaaagagaggaagaatgagaggtagagagtttgtggaagaaataacggaagagaaaagagagggattagcttaagaacaatcggcaagaggagaaagaaaagagaagaaggctacataccaaaaagaaatcggcacactaagaccctaatgcgaaattactaacctaatacccctctgaaaatccctctcaaatctcccttattcaccaactctatctccatatcacatccctaaaatctctcccttatccctccttaattcatgcattcgacttgatccaactctcctctttaccagaatccacttaagttccaacacttacccttcctgcacataaaaataaatactcttatttgccaacacaggaatcgaacctggccttcctctatgctccacacgccaccttttaggagcttagtggcgtcacccttgccactttaccaaacctctttttgtgatacgtttacccacaacttaatataagggcacctagccgaacccctaactcctaagtccaaaatttaaaaattctctagggttttggccaactcatgggccttccataagcccatttacatacccaaattatgaattctataatcacataccaaattttagaaatttacttaaaatatcaagaatcgcgaaaaacacgaaaatcgggatgttactgactctaccctccttaaagaaatttcgacctcgaaatttactcgatccaaacagttgagggtctcacgacgcattgcctcttcggtctcccggtagcttcttccttgccatggttcctccaaagtaccttcaccaactggatgacctccttctcaacaccttgacatcacgatcaagtatttgcacagttcctcttcaaaggtcaaatccattgtacctcaatttccatgaatcgcacgatatgagttgggtcgaacgatatcgccttagcatggacacatggaagacatcgtgaatgcgatccgattcggaggtaactctaggtgataagccaccgccctatccgcttgatgattcggtaaggcccaataaaccatgggctcaacttacccttcttaccaaatctcaaaatcttcttccaaggcgaaactttcaaaaagaccatgtcccctaccgcatattcaatatccttacgcttcagatcggcataagacttttgtcgatccgccgcctcttttaaccgcttcctgatcaccttaatcttgtcttgatgTCTGCTACCatctctggtccaagtatttgcctttcccccaattctgcccaacaagtaggcgaacgacaccttcgcccatatagtgcctcatatggagccatctgaatacttgcttggtaactgttgttatctGCGatctccgccaatggcaaatggtcctcccaactgcctctaaattcaataacacaacccctcaacatatcctctaaaatctgaataacctctCGATGCCCATCCgattgagggtgaaaagccgtactgaaatccaatcgcgttccacGACCTCATGCAACCTCTCGCCAAAACCGaaatgtaaaccttgggtctcgatgcgaaattatcgatactggcacaccatgcaaccgtattatttccgccacatacaatttggccaacttctgaagtgagtaatcggttcggacaggtatgaaatgagcagatttcgtgagtctatccacaatcacccaaactgaatccttcttagaaggtgtcaacggcaacccactcacaaagtccatagttaccctttcccacttccaaagtggtatctttaccggctgtaacaatcccgaaggtagttgatgctcggcctttacttgttgacatgtcaaacatcttcctacaaattcggtcacctctcgttttaatccgggccaccagtacatctctcgcaagtctcgatataacttattccctcttggatgcatagcacaaggtccgttatgtgcctctttcaaaatcatcaatctcaaatcggagttcttcggcatacaaattctccctcgaaaacaaagaactcctttactatttaacccaaagtcaggattctcccccttctcaacttgctgaaaccgagaaaccaacgactcatcctccaactgttgcttcttaatctattctacccaagtcggtctcacttgtaactctgccaacaaacttccatcgtcatacaaacttagatgagcaaacatcgcctttaattacgCCTtgacccttcgacttagcgcatcaccacgacattcgccttacggatgatactcgatcgagcagtcatagtcctttaacaactctatccaccttcacgcctaagattcagctccttttgagtcagcaagtacttaagactcttgtgatccgtatagatgatgcatttctctccatacaggtaatgcctccatatcttaagtgcaaagattaccgctgccaattccaagtcatgagtagggtagttcacctcatgcggcttaagctgtcgtgaagcataagcgactactttaccctcttgcatcaacacgcagcccaaacctacatgtgacgcatcactgtacacagtgaaatccttaccagactctggctgaatcaaaactggcgcttccgtcaaaaccttcttcaacctctcaaaagcctcttgctgcttatttgtccaaacaaaaggtgctcccttccttataagtttcgttaacggtgctgccaacacagagctagtgtaagacatgcttgggacatgcatcggcctcgagatatgcaagctagtgtaagacctgtccgggacatggcatcggcctcgatatatgaaagtcagtgtaagacctgtctgggacatggcatcagcatcctaccctatgtttgaggcttagtgattatcctgtagtattccaaatggttcaacgggaaatttacggTTTAAGTTGAAATGATAAAGcttatggctatgttgtgagtggtaaaggtacttacatgaaattgatgacatgtgaactcaattcatgttgtatgattagtaaggaatgaatataagcatgttgagtaacacaagtatgtatgccaagctcatgagaaatgattttgatttatgatgcacatttgatGAAGATGTAcataggtaattcatgcctatgagaatgattttgtgataaccttgtgattataggtctatacttatgatgtataagtatgtatttttaccaatgtggtgaaaatgaattaataaggtgtgataaacttagcatcattaatttacactaaaacagttttggatagcaacAGTGGTCCGACTATGAAAATCCacaataaattgtggaaattgagttagaggataaataaaacatgaaattaaatcttaataagtctagtttcacatagacgAAATGATGCATGCaatagaatttcatattatgaaatatttgaaattttgtgagatagagtcagaatgatttcgaaatcccctattttgatttggtaaaatcaatataaattataaaaaaaatagttatggattataatttatatgattataatccttaatgagtctattttcaaaattaataaacaaaaacatcatccaaatcccgtaagaggagataattaatttttagttaagaggggtcggaactgtcagactgcaaaacaggggtgaatttaaagaataaaatgtactattggctagataaaaaattatgaaaattttatggtaaaaagatatgtgagtctagttttagggaaaatgagcaaaacttaatttggagttccatagctccagatataaataatttaatgactatgacttgagaaaacaacttgacttgaacataaataaaagtacaaatatggttatgttaccttgagaagcaagttgataaattgcttattattttcatatagtcttactaagctataaatcttaatcctttcctttccttttctttagtgtttTGAGGTTAGCtcgggattggagatcgtcggaggcagcatcacactattaagCCATCACTTTTGGAATATTGATATTTGTTAAGCATgtttaagtgagtggcatgtatagggactacgTTTTTATGATATATGTTATTATGATTAGCCTAATTTATTGGTCTATATTGAGTTATTGGTATATGGCCAAGAGGTGTGtatcatattgattatggtttgtgaacctatctatctatgctatgttctaatgcttgtgatgagatgatatgattatgcttgttggcctTATATGGTTGGTGTTCATGTTATGAATGTGTCTAATTTGAGATGCTACACCATTAAAATGGTGTCATGATGTGTGTCCTCAGTGTGTATAAAGATGTGAAAGATTAAGtgtaacataaaggcttggaaaatagcataAGTGTTGAccacatgggctgagacacggctgtgtgtctcaaccgtgtgggggacacggccttagcacacaggtgtgtggcctGGCTGTGTGGTTCAAATTATTTGCTGACTcgtagtcagagagttacacagcttgaggacacgggcatgtcgaaggcacatgggcgtgcccctgtatctacacgagcgtgtgaccttgtgtcatgaaaaattttctaagttttcccaaaactttctaaggttcttggtttagtccctaactactttcaatgcatgtttagggcttcgtaggcccatTTATGGGACATTATtcaagtgcatgaaaatttttgatACGAAAGAAATTCTGTAGCcaatttttgcatgtttgtgaacgatTAAGGCTTCTTTGGGGTGGCGGTGCggtgcgtttagcttactttttgtctcatgctacagtatcgctacagtatctaatctcaccaccatcgctatttttacactaaccgcaggTAAACGCACtgcccatccaaactcaccctaagtccagtaatgccacgtaccctattctggcgtcggacatgggtaaggggtgttacaagatttctgagcatcacaaatctgttgtagaaaagtcggcctagctctcaactctTCTAGAATTGCACCATCATAAGACAAGGTCAGCCGTGCGTCcatagctctcaaggcaaataaagacttcctactcaaggcatctgcaaccacatttgccttaccagggtgataatctatcacaagctcatagccttttaacaactcaagccatcttcgttgcctcaaattcaagtccTTTTAGGTCATtagatacttaagacttttatgatccatataaacatggcatttctcttcgaataggtaatgtcgccaaatcttcaaagtaaaTACAATAGTAGCCAACTCTAGATCATGcctaggatagttcttctcatggggcttcagttgtctcgaagtATAAGCTACTACCTTGCCTTCTTTCATAAGCATACAACCTAGTCCACTCAAGGACACattactataaatcacaaattctttccctgattctagttgtactaacactggtgcctcggtCAATAACATTTTCAATTCCTCAAAGCTCTggtgacatttttctgaccattcaaacttgacatctttttgaagtaaccCGTCATAGGAGTGGCTATCATGGAGAACCCTTTTAAAAATTGTCTGTAGTAACCAGacaaacccaaaaagctcctagCTTCAGTTACATTGTTTGGTAGTTTCCATTCCAGAAAAAGTGAAATCTTACTGGGATCAACTCGTGTACCATCTCCTGAAACAATGTGGCCTGAAAATCCAAcctctcaaagccaaaactcgcatttactAAACTTGACATATAACTATTTATCCCTCAAAATTTGTTACACTGTTCTTAAGTGCTCGGCATGTTCTGCCTCATCTttagaataaatcagaatgtcatcgatgaacaccacaataaacttatccaaatatggccgaaagattcagttcattaaatccataaacacaacaggagcattcgttaacccaaatggaATAACAAGAAACTcttagtggccatacctcgttctaaaggtagtttttggcacatctgactctatAACTCGTAACTGGTAATATTCGAACCTtcagtctatcttagagaaccatgtcgctccttttaactGGTCGAACAAGTCACCAATCCTTAGAAGatgatacttatttttaattgtcaCCTTAGTGAGCTCTCagtagtcaatgcataatctcatggaactgtccttctttttcacaaataacactgaaGGACCCCATGATGAGAAGCTTAGTCTCACAAAACatttgtcagtcaactcttggAACTGTAACTTCAATTCTTTTAGCTCAGTCagggccatcctatatggagcaatagagATAGGTGCCGTCCCTGGCatcagttcaataccaaactcaacttctctaatcgaAGGTAAACCTGGCAACTCCTCCGAAAATACATCTgcatactcacatacaactggcactaattcaattttcaaattGGATTACTTTGTATTCAAtatgtatgccaaataagcttcatacccctttCTCAAACACTTTTGAGCAGTCATTGAAGAAATTCCATTTAGCGACTTATCtgcatcatctgattcaaccctaagaacctcaccattttcacatttcaattccataactttctgtctacaattgactatagcatcatgtagtgccaaccaatccatacccagtatgacatcaaattcatcaaacagtaaCAACATCAAGTCTGCTAGTAAACAATGATCTCTATCCAtcaaagggcatttcttacatactttatcaactatcacatgctttcctaacCGATTTGACAgcttaatcataaattctgtagactcaacatgtatattcttactagataccaatttcatacacacatacgaatgagtagagccagggtctatcaaagtaataacattagtatcatagagagaaaaattactagtgatcacatcaggagaagttGCATCTTCATGTGCGCATATGGTATTGGCTCTAGCTGAAGCGCTAGCTTCAAATCTCACTCATGTATCTCGTGACACATTCTTATTACCGGACCCATTCCCAGCATTTCTCGAGGGTCTTCCCCTAGAAGCTGCGCCACTTGGTCTtggactctgaaatctttctttctcCATCATCTTGGGACAATCCTTAAAAAAGTGGTCTAgagaaccacatttaaaacaagatccTTCACTCACCCTACAATTTCCAGGATAATGTTTACTACATTGCTGGCATTCGACCTTGGAAGGTTTAGTGTTCCCCACACTAGCCATAGATGTGGCCTGAGATCTAAAGCCCAAATTCTACTTTCTTCTGTTCCCGTATGAATGTCCAGTTGACACAAACTAACAAGAGTACATCTCTCTAGTTTTATTAGACTGATATGGAAATGACTTACTCGTATGCCTCTTCCTTGTGTCCCTAGCTTCAAAACtagctttcctcttttctttaattagttcttcggctttacaagcctattcaacaagtaccacaaattccttCAACTCAAGAATACCTACTAATGTCTTTATGTCCTCATTAAGTCTATCCTCAAATCTTttactgagtctgacaaattctCTCTCACACTCATTAAtcgtcatacgaccctgtttgaAATCCAAATATTCTttgcgcttctgatcaataaaccgttcactaatgtacttctttcggaattccacttgaaagaattcccaagtaaccctttccAGAGGTACCACAGATATCAGCAttctccaccagtgatatgccgcATCTTTCAAtaaggatatggcacattttaagctctcgggtgtacaggataattcatcaaatatctGTGTCAAATTTTttaaccaaaactctgctctctcagGGTCATTATTGGTATTTTCCCTAAGTTCTTCAGCACTGTGCTTctgaattttatcaacaggtgttcCAGATAATCTCATGAAATCCATACTTTGAGGCATCACGGGTACAAGTTGAGGATTTGGGGAAGGTTGAGCGTtcgggttcgttcgaacgaactctgtATACTATGCATTCATCATGTAGAGAAAGGCctctctgcctccttctcctctactgaCAGTTTCGAGTCTACTCTCGGATGGCACTGCTCTTTCAGCTAGAGCAGGcgtgttactttctacatcatctgtcACTACtcgtcgggatccatttgctatatgaaaacacattttaaatattgtcaagagtcgtcacactattattatatatatacgtatggcatgtatagctagactcaaatacgctaggttagtctgagaatcaactaaaccatagctctgataccactaaatgaaacACCTCTcactcgtgtctgactccgggaCAGAGTACAAGGCAGTACCGAAAACAAacacagtcattcatgcaaaattgagctataaaatttttcttcaaatcaatttcattcatacatacacaatttgtccctaatatgggcctacgaggcccaaaatagccATCCGAATTGGATCATGTAACaaacctaacccatatccgtcgttgAATTAGGGttcaaggcgttaccagacaaatcaaaacatttgATTAACAATTCATATACGTCATTCTCAAATCATATTCAAACATCCACAATAACTCCCTTacttaggtcatcgagaccttaaacatgcattagaaagaggTCAGGACTAATcgagcacatacaaaattttttgaaacttaaacatttttcaaagttacagaagtaacacacccgtgtgaacaggccatgtgcctcacacagaATTAGACACGCttatgtgtctaagccgtgtcaaaacATGGCATactactgacttgtccacatggccacctGACCACACATATGCCAGGCTGTGtaaaaattagagaggctactgacttgggtcacacggccaatcacacgcccatgtgtctaagccCGTGGTCaaaactaacttggccacacggcctaacacacgtcCTTGTGTGCAACTGTGTGGTCTACCCCGGGCTCATTTCAAAATGACCCGCGAGcaacacggatgagacacacacctgtccttgcccgtgtgggcaaaaataggcaaTTTACAAGGCCATAATGCCACCCtataagggtcctccctacaatcaaCAAATAGGCATCAATTGTATACCAAAAGTTCAACCAACTCACATTCAAAACATACGTTTTTCATGCAATTTCGTTATCAACCAATTACATGCTTATAATCTATACCAAACATATtacatacttctagcctatagaTGCCATACTTCagtatatacattttcaaaaggtaccaaaatagagtttgatagtgtggtgatcaTCCTTGATGATCCCCTAGCTtccagtagctttgatatctacaaAACAGTGCAAAcacaaacaaagtaagctttcaaaagcttagtaatccATCTACAAATAAACTcaacaatataaatatataagcataataatatacatataatccTTAGCCAAATGCTACCACAAACCACATAGCtcaaatacatttcacatattccctattcatttgcacatatagcatattttctcataattttgTCACATATAATCACTAAATCACAAAGATACATATTCTTACTTTTTAACATCCAATATGATATacaatttcaaacgtacctgtGTAACattccgaattagggcctagtcggaatagtggttttgggaccaaaaattcgatgttaaaataattattttatgatcattattaggtctaggatatgagaataagcatgtgttaaagtttcatgaagaaattctatatgCAAGGTGTCCAATTAGACATTAAGGACCAATTTagataaattgcaaaacttgggttctagaagcaatttgtatgaaattgctttggaatatttattagaggtccttaaagagtaatttacccaatttctaagtttttggacaaaaatgggcatacatggaaaattttggaagtttagtaaggaagggcattttggtcatttggtaataaactaaataaaaagggaaaattaagctaaaatcagatcattttcttctccatgctatcGAAATTCTAAAGgtctccatagctaaggttttccaacatttcaagcttgatagtaagtcaatcctagcctcgtttttaatgttcttcgtatttttaagaTCCTCATAACATGCTCCTTCTATTTCTATCCATATCTcatgttagggttcatgtttagaaaattactcatgcatgagatgtttgtgttttgatgatttatgaaggaatatgagagtttaaaggatggtaaacaacttttactaaatggtttttcatggaaatggcttaaaggactaaattt
Above is a genomic segment from Gossypium arboreum isolate Shixiya-1 chromosome 8, ASM2569848v2, whole genome shotgun sequence containing:
- the LOC108478032 gene encoding uncharacterized protein LOC108478032, encoding MPQSMDFMRLSGTPVDKIQKHSAEELRENTNNDPERAEFWVSEGSCFKCGSLDHFFKDCPKMMEKERFQSPRPSGAASRGRPSRNAGNGSDVFSEELPGLPSIREVEFGIELMPGTAPISIAPYRMALTELKELKLQFQELTDKCFVRLSFSSWGHIVSGDGTRVDPSKISLFLEWKLPNNVTEARSFLGLSGYYRQFLKGFSMIATPMTGYFKKMSSLNGQKNVTRALRN